A DNA window from Ostrea edulis chromosome 5, xbOstEdul1.1, whole genome shotgun sequence contains the following coding sequences:
- the LOC125649427 gene encoding muscarinic acetylcholine receptor M1-like translates to MIVTTSMGVENVSSDNLIVSTAEGALSNGSTCMESVNLSYILWNCSCMESSKTSDCISVILSQNISYFIHNCSAGNLTVGNCSTEDIPHAAENHGKTLAEIIAIATLCAILSILTIGGNLLVIIAFKMDKQLQTISNYFLLSLAVADMTIGFVSMPLYSVYIIMGEWPLGPIFCDFWLSLDYLMSNASAANLMLISFDRYFSVTRPLTYRAKRTSKKVGVMIACVWLISLLLWPPWIFAWPYIEGVRTVKEKECYIQFIYTNVFVTIGTHVLAFWLPVAIMCVLYYKIYRETEKRQKRMPMLLATKDFKGFKKSFSQDQNLMYSPRSSSLELDDVYDLAETLTRNDRSCFSRWFCCKIDRDDEGDELSSSDPASPMNLLQDDVESTGRSTHQPKHGNDCHRNGGHSRTNGFVIPLIAMGSSRASSVITSPESLTKTSSANTDLSAMTNECQSPLLDDTDELYTIVINIPREESMNVTPSPSIQMIADTQEVNQKYKSGPNRKSDYELEKISEEVERISDEQGLVPSSECIPLPKGTPALGRRTRYTDATRTAQQAKIAQQAALKVKQQQRARKKRTERKQDKKAAKTLSAILFAFIITWLPYHVATLVEVSCPGCVPITLYTFAYWFCYINSTINPVCYALCNANFRKTFWKILTCRCARNRTLMQRRMTSTYSFGAANR, encoded by the coding sequence ATGATAGTTACAACAAGTATGGGTGTAGAAAATGTGTCGTCAGACAATTTGATTGTGTCAACAGCAGAAGGTGCTCTCAGCAACGGAAGTACTTGTATGGAAAGTGTGAATCTCTCATATATATTGTGGAATTGCAGTTGTATGGAATCTTCAAAAACATCGGATTGTATTTCTGTGATATTGTCTCAAAATATTTCCTATTTCATTCATAATTGTTCTGCTGGGAATTTAACAGTTGGAAATTGCTCTACAGAGGACATTCCACATGCGGCGGAAAATCATGGGAAAACCCTCGCCGAAATAATCGCAATAGCAACATTATGTGCAATTCTTTCCATTCTTACCATAGGAGGCAATTTACTGGTTATAATAGCTTTCAAAATGGACAAACAGTTACAAACCATAAGTaactattttttattaagtttaGCCGTCGCCGATATGACAATAGGATTCGTTTCAATGCCATTGTACTCTGTGTATATAATAATGGGAGAATGGCCTCTTGGTCCTATTTTCTGTGACTTTTGGTTATCCCTGGATTACTTAATGAGTAATGCATCGGCTGCAAATTTGATGCTGATTAGTTTTGACCGTTATTTTTCCGTCACTAGACCATTGACCTATCGTGCAAAACGGACAAGTAAAAAGGTCGGTGTAATGATAGCGTGTGTTTGGTTGATATCGCTGTTGTTGTGGCCTCCATGGATATTCGCGTGGCCTTATATCGAGGGTGTTCGAACTGTCAAAGAAAAAGAGTGCTATATTCAGTTTAtttatacaaatgtatttgTGACAATTGGGACACACGTCCTTGCGTTTTGGCTTCCTGTTGCAATCATGTGTGTTCTTTATTAcaagatatatagggaaacagAGAAGAGACAGAAGAGAATGCCGATGTTATTGGCAACGAAAGACTTCAAGGGATTTAAGAAAAGTTTCTCCCAAGACCAGAACTTAATGTATTCACCCAGATCTTCTTCACTAGAACTGGATGACGTGTATGACCTTGCCGAGACCTTGACCCGAAATGATAGGTCTTGCTTCTCTCGCTGGTTTTGCTGCAAGATAGACCGTGATGACGAGGGCGATGAACTAAGCAGCAGTGACCCCGCGTCACCGATGAACCTGTTGCAGGACGACGTGGAATCCACAGGCAGATCTACCCACCAACCGAAACACGGCAATGATTGTCACCGAAATGGAGGACACTCCCGTACAAACGGGTTCGTTATTCCATTAATTGCGATGGGATCGAGTCGAGCGTCTTCTGTCATCACTTCTCCGGAATCATTAACCAAAACGTCAAGCGCAAACACAGATTTATCGGCGATGACCAATGAATGTCAAAGTCCACTTCTTGATGATACGGACGAACTTTACACTATCGTCATTAATATCCCCCGGGAGGAATCAATGAACGTAACCCCTAGTCCATCTATTCAAATGATTGCAGACACGCAGGAAGTCAATCAAAAATACAAATCGGGACCAAATCGGAAATCAGATTACGAACTTGAAAAAATATCGGAGGAAGTAGAGCGTATCTCTGATGAACAAGGGTTAGTACCAAGCAGTGAATGTATTCCATTACCAAAAGGTACCCCGGCACTGGGACGTCGGACACGATACACGGATGCAACTAGAACTGCTCAACAGGCAAAAATCGCACAACAAGCTGCTTTAAAAGTTAAACAACAGCAAAGAGCGAGGAAGAAAAGAACTGAACGAAAACAAGATAAGAAAGCTGCAAAAACATTGAGCGCTATTTTATTTGCTTTTATCATCACATGGTTACCCTATCATGTTGCCACCCTAGTAGAAGTCTCATGTCCAGGCTGTGTTCCGATTACCCTTTACACTTTTG